The Vigna unguiculata cultivar IT97K-499-35 chromosome 6, ASM411807v1, whole genome shotgun sequence genome contains a region encoding:
- the LOC114186936 gene encoding uncharacterized protein LOC114186936 — translation MSDTAATALLDRRGKYNRCVSHVNDEFHTFRSYLRWMCVDQSNAFTATLSWSVFLLLAVVVPAASHFLLACPDCDGRHSRPYDGVVQVSLTTVATLSFLCLAGFVRKYGLRRFLFFDKLCDESETVRTNYMAQLNRSLKILSVFVGPCFVVECAYKIWWYASGASQIPFLGNVYVSDAVACILELCSWLYRITVIFLVCVLFRLICHLQILRLHDFAGFFHVDSDVASVMSEHLRIRRHLRIISHRFRAFILLALILVTGSQFASLLVTTKHSRDMNLYMAGELALCSVTLLSALCILLRSATKITHKAQAITGLAAKWHVCATLDSFDGAVTDGETPMAPQSSCETAFPNVGTDGESDTDEAGDEEDEINTTKFIPSYAYSTISYQKRQALVNYFENNRAGITVYGFMLDRSTLHTIFGIQLSLVLWLLGKTIGSF, via the exons ATGAGCGACACCGCCGCTACGGCGCTTTTGGACCGCCGCGGCAAGTACAATCGCTGCGTGTCGCACGTGAACGATGAGTTCCACACGTTCCGCTCCTACCTGCGCTGGATGTGCGTCGATCAGTCCAACGCCTTCACGGCGACGCTCTCCTGGTCCGTCTTCCTCCTCCTTGCCGTCGTCGTACCCGCGGCCTCTCACTTCCTACTGGCCTGCCCGGACTGCGACGGCCGCCACTCGCGGCCCTACGACGGCGTCGTGCAGGTCTCTCTCACCACCGTCGCCACCCTCTCCTTCCTCTGCCTCGCAGGCTTCGTCCGGAAGTATGGTCTCCGAAGGTTCCTCTTCTTCGACAAGCTCTGCGACGAGAGCGAAACTGTGAGAACCAACTACATGGCGCAGCTCAAT AGATCACTGAAGATCCTTTCGGTGTTTGTGGGCCCTTGTTTTGTGGTGGAGTGTGCATACAAGATATGGTGGTACGCTTCTGGAGCCTCACAAATCCCATTTCTGGGTAACGTGTACGTGAGCGATGCGGTGGCGTGTATATTGGAACTGTGCTCCTGGCTGTACCGTATCACGGTGATTTTTCTGGTATGCGTTTTGTTCCGTCTGATCTGCCATCTTCAGATCCTCCGACTGCACGACTTCGCAGGGTTCTTCCATGTGGACTCGGACGTGGCGTCGGTGATGTCGGAGCACCTTAGGATCAGAAGGCACCTGCGAATCATAAGCCACAGGTTCCGCGCGTTTATTCTACTCGCCCTAATATTGGTCACTGGAAGTCAGTTCGCAAGCCTCCTTGTCACAACCAAGCATTCACGTGATATGAACTTATACATGGCCGGTGAACTTGCG CTGTGCTCAGTGACACTCCTTTCTGCGCTGTGCATATTGCTGCGAAGTGCCACAAAGATAACACACAAGGCACAAGCGATCACAGGGCTTGCTGCCAAGTGGCATGTGTGTGCGACGTTGGATTCCTTTGACGGAGCGGTGACAGATGGTGAGACCCCAATGGCTCCTCAGAGTTCCTGTGAAACAGCGTTTCCTAACGTGGGAACAGATGGGGAATCAGATACTGACGAAGCAGgggatgaagaagatgaaattaatactactaagtTCATCCCATCTTATGCTTATAGCACCATCTCATATCAGAAGAGACAAGCTCTTG TAAATTACTTTGAGAATAACAGGGCAGGGATTACGGTATATGGATTCATGTTGGATAGGAGCACCCTCCACACAATATTTGGGATTCAACTCTCCTTAGTTCTTTGGTTGCTTGGAAAAACCATAGGCTCCTTTTGA
- the LOC114187016 gene encoding upstream activation factor subunit spp27 has product MLPQRMKKAITDNPKKLANLIDLVNLPSTLREFVGQSQISRLGCFMCVWSYIKAQNLQDPNNKNVINCDDKLKSILLGKPQVELVELPALIKMHFPKEPK; this is encoded by the exons ATGCTCCCTCAGCGCATGAAGAAAGCCATCACTGACAACCCTAAGAAGCTTGCCAACTTGATTGACCTCGTCAATCTTCCATCCACGCTCAGAGAATTCGTGGGCCAGTCTCAGATTTCCCGTTTGGGCTGTTTCATGTGCGTTTGGTCCTACATCAAAGCCCAAAATCTGCAG GATCCAAACAACAAGAATGTGATCAACTGTGATGATAAGTTAAAAAGTATTTTGTTGGGGAAACCTCAGGTTGAGTTAGTAGAACTTCCTGCCCTTATCAAGATGCATTTTCCAAAAGAGCCCAAATGA